The Streptomyces sp. V3I7 genome segment ACGGTACCGTCCACCGGAAGAAGGCCCGCCAGTCGGCGAGGGCGGCCAGGACGTAGTACGCGCCCATGTTGAGGGCCGCCATGGACGACGCCGTGACGAAGGCGGGCGTGAGGTCACCGGTGCCGCGACGGCCCGGCGACGGCAGACCGAGCATCGCCAGCTGCGCGGGAGGCGAGAGCAGACCCACCGCCCCGAGACCGGCGGCGAGCACCCCGAAGACGGCCATGGTCCAACCCGAGACGGAGCGAGGCAGGCGCACGCCACGATCGTAGCGACGACCGCGGCACCGGACCGCCGGAACCGTGGCGACGGCGGAGCGGCGATGAAGCGCCGCGCCGGACATGGCGTCATAGTCTGCGCCCATGACCGTGCCGACCCCCGCCCCGCCGCTCCAGCCCATGCCCGGTGACTGGCGGCGGGCGCTGGCCGTGGTGGCTCATCCGGATGATCTCGAGTACGGCTGCTCGGCCGCGGTGGCCGGGTGGACCGATGCCGGACGGGAGGTGGCGTACGTCCTCGCTACGCGTGGGGAGGCGGGGATCGACGGGCTGGAGCCCGAGCGGTGCGGGCCGCTGCGTGAGCGGGAGCAGCGGGCGAGTGCGGCGGCCGTGGGGGTCGGGGTCGTGGAGTTCCTCGGGCACCGGGACGGGGTCGTCGAGTACGGCACCGGGCTGCGCCGCGACATCGCCGCCGCGATCCGCCGCCACCGGCCCGAACTCGTCGTCACCCTCAACCACCGGGACACGTGGGACGGTGGCGCCTGGAACACCCCCGACCATGTCGCCGTGGGCCGCGCCACCCTGGACGCCGCCGCCGACGCCGGGAACCGCTGGATCTTCCCCGAACTCGCCGCCCAGGGGCTTCAGCCGTGGAACGGGGTGCGCTGGGTCGCCGTGGCCGGCTCGTCCACCCCGACCCACGCGGTGGACGCGACGCCCGGCCTGGAGAGGGCGGTGCGCTCCCTCCTGGAACACCGCACGTACCTGCGGGCGTTGACGGACGAGGACCTTGAGACGTACGTACGGAACTTCCTCACCACGACCGCCGCGGCCGCCGGTGAACGCTTCGGCGTCAGGCTCGCGGTCGCCTTCGAACTCTTCGGCAGATAGGCCACCATGACCGACAGCGACACCCTCGCCGCCCGCTTCGAGGAGCATCGCGGACACATGCGCGCGGTGGCGTACCGGATGCTCGGCTCGCTCGCCGAGGCGGACGACGCCGTCCAGGAGGCCTGGCTGAGGCTCAGCCGCAGCGACGCGGACGCCATCGAGAACCTCGGCGGCTGGCTGACCACGGTGGTCGGGCGGGTCTGCCTGGACATGCTGCGGGCGCGCACGGCGCGGCGCGAGGACCCGATGGACGACACGTTCATCCCGGACCCGGTGATCCGCCCGCTGTCCCAGGTCGACCCCGAACAGGAGGTCCTCCAGGCCGACTCGGTCGGGCTCGCCCTGCTCGTCGTCCTGGAGACGCTGGAGCCTGCCGAACGGCTGGCGTTCGTGCTGCACGACATGTTCGCGGTGCCCTTCGACGACATCGCGCCGATCGTCGAGCGGACGTCCGCGGCCACCCGCCAACTGGCCAGCCGGGCCCGCCGCCGGGTCCAGGGCGCCACCCCGTCGGCCGAACCCGACCTCGGCCGCCAGCGCGAGGTCCTCGAAGCCTTCTTCGCCGCCTCCCGCGGCGGCGACTTCGAGGCGCTGGTCTCCCTGCTCCACCCGGACGTGGTGCAACGCGTCGACGCGGGCGCGCTCGCCAAGGGCGCCGCCGCCTCCAAGCTGGTGCGGGGCGCTCGGCCGGTCGCCGAACAGGCCTTCATGTACCGGCAGTACGCCCGTTTCGCCCGCCTGGTGCTGGTCAACGGCACCGTCGGCGCGATCACCGCCCCCGAGGGGCAGCCCCTGTCGGTCATGGCGGTCACCGTCGCCGACGGTCTGATCACCGGGATGTACATCCTGGCGGACCCGGAGCGGCTCGCCCGTCTCGCTCCGCCCTCGCTGGAGGACTGAGAGTGCTGAGAGGGCTGACGCCCCGGCGCCCGGGCGGCCTTTAGGGTGGTGGCATGCCTGAACACATAGCCGGGACGTCGGATCTGCGAGGTGACTGCTCGCGCTGCTTCGGGCTGTGCTGCGTCGCACTGCCCTTCGCGGCCTCGGCGGACTTCGCGTTCGACAAGTCGGCTGGGAAACCCTGCGTGAACCTCCGGGGCGACCACCGGTGCGGAATCCACGCCGAGTTGAGGCCCAAGGGGTTCACCGGGTGCACGGTGTACGACTGCTTCGGCGCCGGACAGAAGGTCTCGCAGATCACCTTCGGCGGGCGGGACTGGCGTACCGGCTCCAAGGCGGACGCCCGCCGGATGTTCGAGGTCTTCCCCGTCGTACGCCAACTGCACGAGTTGCTGCGGTACATGGCCGAGGCGCTGACGCTGCCCGCGGTGCGGCCCCTGCGGGGCGAGTTGCGGGCGCTGCGGGAGGAGACGGAGCGGCTGACCCGGCTGGCTCCCGAGGAGCTGGCCACGCTGGACGTGGCGGCGCACCGCGAGGACGTGAGCCAACTGCTGCTGCGGGCCAGCGAGTCGGCACGCGCCGGTGTACGCGGCAAGCGGAAGGACCGGCGGGGCGCCGACCTGCTCGGCGCCCGGCTCAAGGGGGCCGACCTGCGGGGGATCAGTCTGCGCGGCGCCTGTCTCATCGCCGCCGATCTGACCGGGGCCGACCTGCGGGGCGCGGATCTGATCGGCGCCGACCTGCGCGACGCCGATCTCACCGACGCCGACCTGACCGGCGCCTTCTTCCTGACCCAGCCGCAGGTCGACGCGGCGCGGGGGAGTGCCGGTACGCGGCTGCCGGGGTCAGTCACCCGTCCCGTGCACTGGGCAGCCGGGCGCTGACGCGGAGGCGGTGGTGTCGGGGGCCTCGTCCGACGTGGTCGGCGCCGGGCGGCGTTCCAGTCGCAGGCGCAGGCCCTCCGGCATGAAGGTGAGGCGCTCGGCGACGCGGAGCCGGTAGGCCGGGTCGGGGACGAGGTCGTAGCGGCGCAGGAGCAGGCCGAGGACCAGGGTCGCCTCGTGCAGGGCGAACTGGCGGCCGATGCAGGCGCGGGCGCCGGTGCCGAACGGCTTGAAGCTGTGCGGTGCACGGCCCCGGACCGCCTTCGCCTCGAAGCGGTCCGGAT includes the following:
- a CDS encoding PIG-L deacetylase family protein, yielding MTVPTPAPPLQPMPGDWRRALAVVAHPDDLEYGCSAAVAGWTDAGREVAYVLATRGEAGIDGLEPERCGPLREREQRASAAAVGVGVVEFLGHRDGVVEYGTGLRRDIAAAIRRHRPELVVTLNHRDTWDGGAWNTPDHVAVGRATLDAAADAGNRWIFPELAAQGLQPWNGVRWVAVAGSSTPTHAVDATPGLERAVRSLLEHRTYLRALTDEDLETYVRNFLTTTAAAAGERFGVRLAVAFELFGR
- the sigJ gene encoding RNA polymerase sigma factor SigJ gives rise to the protein MTDSDTLAARFEEHRGHMRAVAYRMLGSLAEADDAVQEAWLRLSRSDADAIENLGGWLTTVVGRVCLDMLRARTARREDPMDDTFIPDPVIRPLSQVDPEQEVLQADSVGLALLVVLETLEPAERLAFVLHDMFAVPFDDIAPIVERTSAATRQLASRARRRVQGATPSAEPDLGRQREVLEAFFAASRGGDFEALVSLLHPDVVQRVDAGALAKGAAASKLVRGARPVAEQAFMYRQYARFARLVLVNGTVGAITAPEGQPLSVMAVTVADGLITGMYILADPERLARLAPPSLED
- a CDS encoding pentapeptide repeat-containing protein; protein product: MPEHIAGTSDLRGDCSRCFGLCCVALPFAASADFAFDKSAGKPCVNLRGDHRCGIHAELRPKGFTGCTVYDCFGAGQKVSQITFGGRDWRTGSKADARRMFEVFPVVRQLHELLRYMAEALTLPAVRPLRGELRALREETERLTRLAPEELATLDVAAHREDVSQLLLRASESARAGVRGKRKDRRGADLLGARLKGADLRGISLRGACLIAADLTGADLRGADLIGADLRDADLTDADLTGAFFLTQPQVDAARGSAGTRLPGSVTRPVHWAAGR